In Lujinxingia litoralis, a single window of DNA contains:
- a CDS encoding hybrid sensor histidine kinase/response regulator: protein MNPNESGLPGLSQFDLRARAEALLDEHDPTELRQHNLDELIRELRLHQIELNLQNKELKRNQAQLEASRERYVDLYFHAPVGYLTLNPSGTIEELNLMAAELLEKPRDNLIASSLGEQLTASSRERFNTHLAQVFSGQKSCTCEITARLPDGSQNHLRLISVVVDPDGDDAARCRTILFDINDQQHAERERRELQEQLRQAHKMEALGRLVSGIAHDFNNLLTLIIGYSKLAMNQLSTSDPFFAHAQQIHKAGHHASELIDQLLAFSRERAPSPEALDLNEIILDIESMLRRVTGDHIEFHLSLDKTLGTACFDASQFKQVLMNLVINACEAMPQGGRLTLRSRNIVLNERAARKLGLEAGPFVLIEVEDTGYGIPEDAVSRIFDPTFTTKNNEKTHGYGLATSQGIVRQHRGVIDVVSQLDQGTSFLIYAPRVDAPTRTENLPHTPTILLVEDQADLRQLATMVLNAEGYKVLSASTPAEGVDIAELHPSRIDLIVTDVTMPGMNGRQLAERVLKSHPNASVLYISGYDHESVCQQRGIDARAPFLEKPFSPERLIEAVRALITPDTAEAPAPGPGPESYNLSQSP from the coding sequence ATGAATCCGAATGAAAGCGGTCTCCCAGGTCTATCCCAATTCGATCTTCGTGCCCGGGCCGAAGCCCTCCTCGATGAACATGACCCGACGGAGCTTCGCCAACACAATCTCGATGAACTGATTCGAGAACTTCGCCTGCACCAGATCGAACTCAACCTTCAAAACAAAGAACTCAAGCGCAATCAGGCCCAGCTTGAAGCCTCCCGCGAGCGCTATGTCGATCTCTACTTTCATGCCCCGGTCGGGTATCTGACCCTCAATCCCTCCGGCACGATCGAAGAGCTCAACCTGATGGCCGCCGAGCTCTTGGAGAAACCACGCGACAATCTCATCGCGAGCTCACTCGGGGAGCAGCTCACCGCCTCCAGTCGAGAGCGCTTCAATACCCACCTGGCCCAGGTCTTTAGCGGCCAAAAGAGCTGCACCTGCGAGATCACCGCGCGCCTTCCCGACGGCTCTCAAAACCACCTGCGCCTGATCAGCGTGGTGGTCGATCCCGATGGCGACGACGCCGCCCGATGCCGCACCATCCTCTTCGATATCAACGATCAGCAGCACGCCGAACGCGAACGCCGCGAACTGCAGGAGCAACTTCGCCAGGCCCACAAAATGGAAGCGTTGGGCCGCCTGGTCAGTGGCATTGCCCACGACTTCAACAACCTGCTCACCCTGATCATCGGCTACTCCAAGCTGGCCATGAACCAACTCTCAACATCCGACCCCTTCTTCGCTCACGCCCAGCAGATCCACAAAGCCGGACACCACGCCTCCGAGCTCATCGATCAACTCCTGGCGTTTAGCCGCGAGCGCGCGCCTTCCCCCGAAGCCCTCGACCTCAATGAGATCATCCTCGACATCGAGTCGATGTTGCGGCGAGTGACCGGGGATCATATCGAATTCCACCTTTCCCTGGACAAGACCCTGGGCACGGCCTGCTTCGATGCCTCCCAGTTCAAACAGGTCCTGATGAACCTGGTCATCAACGCCTGTGAAGCGATGCCCCAGGGAGGCCGCCTGACCCTGCGCAGCCGCAACATCGTGCTCAACGAACGCGCCGCTCGAAAACTCGGGTTAGAAGCAGGCCCCTTCGTGCTGATCGAGGTCGAAGATACCGGATACGGCATCCCCGAAGACGCGGTCTCGCGCATCTTCGACCCGACCTTCACCACCAAAAACAACGAAAAAACCCACGGCTACGGTCTGGCCACCTCCCAGGGCATTGTGCGCCAGCACCGGGGCGTCATCGATGTGGTCAGTCAACTCGACCAGGGGACCTCCTTTTTGATCTACGCCCCCCGCGTGGATGCCCCCACGCGCACCGAAAATCTGCCCCACACACCCACCATCCTCCTCGTCGAAGACCAGGCCGACCTGCGCCAGCTGGCCACCATGGTGCTCAACGCCGAGGGCTATAAGGTGCTCAGTGCCAGCACTCCGGCCGAAGGCGTGGACATCGCCGAGCTTCACCCCTCGCGTATCGATCTTATCGTCACCGACGTGACCATGCCCGGGATGAACGGGCGCCAGCTGGCCGAACGCGTGCTCAAGTCTCACCCCAACGCCTCGGTGCTCTACATCTCAGGCTACGATCACGAATCGGTCTGCCAGCAACGCGGCATTGACGCCCGCGCCCCCTTTCTGGAGAAACCCTTCTCCCCGGAGCGTCTGATCGAAGCCGTCCGCGCCCTGATCACGCCTGACACCGCCGAAGCGCCTGCCCCCGGACCCGGCCCTGAGTCCTACAACCTCTCCCAGTCTCCCTGA
- a CDS encoding CheR family methyltransferase has translation MPPLPPGTDPLSHILQRVATISGAHLDPFRRDFFFETIALRSRSLGLNTLDAYLDYLDHRPEEAFTLLNDTFVGFTHFFRDPQAFDALTHQLKRRLSAQSPPVHALVGACSTGQEAVSVLMLLERLHTDTSHFSVQASDINTQAIARARRGIFARSEVEALPPAMRERFFDAQGAHYRLHEAYQQKLHYEVRDLLRQPPPPGYDLICCRNLLIYLQPSAQQTLLQHLHHALAPGGLLFMGAYESAASRPDLFALVNAQHSIFTRRS, from the coding sequence ATGCCCCCCTTGCCCCCCGGCACCGACCCCCTGAGTCACATCCTCCAGCGCGTCGCCACCATCAGCGGCGCGCACCTTGACCCCTTCCGCCGCGACTTCTTCTTCGAAACCATCGCGCTACGCTCCCGCAGTCTGGGGCTGAACACCCTCGACGCCTACCTCGACTACCTGGACCACCGCCCCGAAGAAGCCTTCACGCTGCTCAATGACACCTTCGTGGGCTTCACTCACTTTTTTCGAGATCCCCAGGCCTTCGACGCGCTGACCCACCAGCTAAAACGACGCCTCTCCGCCCAGAGCCCCCCCGTGCACGCCCTGGTCGGCGCCTGCTCCACCGGCCAGGAAGCCGTCTCGGTGCTCATGCTCCTGGAGCGCCTCCACACCGACACCTCCCACTTTTCGGTGCAGGCCAGCGATATCAACACTCAGGCCATCGCCCGGGCGCGTCGGGGCATCTTCGCCCGCTCCGAGGTCGAGGCCCTGCCCCCGGCCATGCGGGAGCGCTTCTTTGACGCTCAGGGCGCGCACTACAGGCTGCACGAAGCCTATCAGCAGAAACTTCACTACGAGGTCCGCGATCTTTTACGCCAGCCCCCACCTCCGGGCTACGATCTGATCTGCTGCCGTAACCTTCTGATCTATCTGCAACCTTCCGCCCAGCAGACGCTTCTTCAGCACCTGCACCACGCGCTGGCTCCGGGAGGCCTCCTCTTTATGGGGGCCTACGAATCCGCCGCCTCTCGCCCCGATCTCTTTGCCCTGGTTAACGCTCAACACAGTATCTTTACCCGCCGCTCCTGA